From a single Lolium rigidum isolate FL_2022 chromosome 7, APGP_CSIRO_Lrig_0.1, whole genome shotgun sequence genomic region:
- the LOC124672689 gene encoding LRR receptor-like serine/threonine-protein kinase FLS2, with product MKLIHPIGLLLLSCIFLLCAVVPVRADLRREAEALVNWKASLASADESLGSWSLANSTNLCRWSGIRCDSAGHIAKLNLWNASLNGTLDQLDFSAFPHLKELSFGHNGLHGTIPARIGNLTSLVVLQIADNPYLRGAIPRSIGQLKHLALLNLAFLGLDGTLPEEVGNLTSLEELSLNSVTLTGSIPLTIGMLVKLDFLDLSGNNLTGTIPLEIGNMTELLHMDFSWNYLEGQLPTTIKYLTELQFLVLSGNQLGGHIFAELGNSSLLDTINVAKNNFSGLFPSSVCVGGALRTVSARYNGFTGIHQQTFQNCTTLQDVDFTANNIVAELRDCFGEHPELAIMAFRQNQLYGSLLNDQGEVFLCNLTYLSLLDLSNNDLNGGLHECIGDLPSLIFMDLSRNSFSGVVPFSCHDSLYYLHLANNHFRGTFPLGLKKCKSLITLDLGGNHFSGTIPSWVSMSLPTLKFLLLSSNIFDGNIPYQIFQFRQLQLLDLSKNRLTGPIPDNFTNFTGMIQEQETIHTRFGEFDREEIEIVWKNAGRVYNLWKGPVVGMDLSDNYLSQEIPNGLTALLGLRYLNLSRNQLLGSIPKDIGNLVLLESLDLSQNQLSGGIPPSFAALKSITVLNLSYNGLSGRIPTSSQLQTIEDPSVYTHNSGLCGSPLEDCVDSSTSTQNDASQAEDREALWVYCFVAAGFILGFWLYWGMFMFSGTWRCAFHQYVDNMQGKVTKKMHSFKSCLRGRLSACLFGLQLNEKQLELVGSEK from the exons ATGAAGCTCATCCATcctataggccttctcctactctCTTGCATTTTTCTCCTGTGCGCCGTCGTGCCGGTGAGAGCCGACTTACGGCGTGAAGCTGAAGCACTTGTGAATTGGAAAGCTAGCTTGGCCAGTGCCGATGAGTCCCTTGGATCATGGTCGTTGGCCAACTCCACCAACCTTTGCAGATGGTCGGGCATCAGGTGCGATTCAGCCGGGCACATCGCAAAGCTCAACCTCTGGAATGCAAGTCTGAACGGCACACTTGACCAGCTCGACTTCTCAGCCTTTCCTCACCTGAAGGAACTCAGCTTTGGCCACAATGGTCTACACGGTACCATTCCGGCAAGGATTGGCAACCTGACGAGCTTGGTCGTGTTGCAGATCGCGGACAACCCGTATTTGAGGGGCGCCATTCCACGCAGCATTGGCCAGCTGAAACACCTTGCTTTACTGAATTTGGCATTCTTGGGGCTCGATGGCACACTACCTGAAGAGGTGGGTAACTTGACAAGCTTGGAGGAGCTCAGTCTCAACTCGGTTACTTTGACTGGATCAATCCCACTAACAATTGGGATGCTCGTGAAGCTTGACTTTCTGGATCTCTCAGGCAACAATCTGACTGGCACCATCCCACTGGAGATTGGAAACATGACAGAATTGCTGCATATGGACTTTTCGTGGAACTACTTGGAGGGACAGCTACCCACTACCATCAAATATTTGACAGAACTCCAGTTTTTGGTTTTGTCAGGAAATCAGCTGGGAGGCCATATCTTCGCTGAGCTTGGGAATAGCAGCCTCCTCGATACAATCAATGTTGCAAAGAACAATTTCTCCGGGTTGTTCCCGTCATCGGTTTGCGTAGGAGGAGCACTGAGAACTGTCAGTGCTAGATATAATGGATTTACCGGCATTCACCAGCAGACCTTTCAAAACTGCACAACCCTGCAAGATGTTGACTTCACAGCAAACAACATTGTTGCAGAGCTAAGGGATTGCTTTGGCGAGCATCCAGAGCTTGCGATTATGGCTTTCCGTCAAAACCAGCTGTATGGCTCACTTCTGAATGACCAGGGTGAGGTATTCCTTTGTAACCTTACTTATTTATCACTCTTAGACCTATCAAACAACGACTTAAATGGAGGTCTCCACGAGTGTATTGGGGACTTGCCAAGTTTGATATTCATGGATCTGTCAAGGAACTCTTTCAGTGGTGTAGTTCCGTTCTCATGCCACGATAGTCTTTACTATCTACACCTAGCCAATAACCATTTCAGAGGGACTTTTCCTTTGGGTCTTAAGAAATGCAAAAGCCTTATCACTCTAGATCTTGGAGGCAATCATTTCTCTGGTACGATACCTTCCTGGGTAAGCATGAGCTTGCCTACACTAAAATTTCTTCTACTGTCATCAAACATTTTCGACGGCAACATACCCTACCAGATATTTCAATTTCGCCAACTCCAGCTATTGGACTTGTCAAAAAATAGGCTCACCGGACCCATTCCAGACAATTTTACCAATTTCACTGGTATGATACAAGAACAGGAAACCATTCACACCCGTTTCGGCGAGTTTGATAGAGAAGAGATTGAAATAGTTTGGAAAAATGCTGGTCGTGTTTACAACCTGTGGAAGGGCCCCGTGGTGGGTATGGACTTGTCTGACAACTATCTTTCACAAGAGATCCCTAATGGGCTTACAGCCCTTCTTGGACTCAGGTACCTGAACTTATCAAGAAATCAACTGTTAGGCTCTATTCCCAAAGACATCGGTAATCTGGTACTGCTGGAATCACTGGACCTTTCGCAGAACCAGCTTTCCGGGGGAATTCCTCCAAGCTTCGCAGCTTTGAAGAGCATCACTGTTCTGAACCTCTCGTATAATGGTTTATCAGGGAGGATTCCTACCAGCAGTCAGCTGCAGACGATTGAAGATCCATCGGTATATACCCACAACTCAGGGCTGTGTGGTTCCCCATTGGAAGACTGTGTGGACTCGTCGACGTCGACGCAAAACGATGCGAGCCAGGCTGAAGATAGGGAGGCATTGTGGGTGTATTGCTTTGTGGCTGCTGGATTCATCCTTGGGTTCTGGCTGTATTGGGGCATGTTCATgtttagcgggacctggagatgtgCGTTCCATCAGTATGTGGACAACATGCAAGGGAAGGTAACCAAGAAGATGCATAGCTTCAAGTCGTGCTTACGGGGCAGA CTTAgtgcctgtttgtttgggctgcagctgaaCGAGAAGCAGCTGGAGCTGGTAGGATCTGAGAAGTAG